The Agaribacterium sp. ZY112 genome includes the window AAGAGTGTGACCACACTGGTCGATGGCTCGAGCGTCGTTGATGATAAGTCCGCATAGCTTGTGCAGGTTAACACTGCTGTTCTGGCCTGTGCGGTCATCCGTTTCGAGCTTGGTGAGTGTGATTAGATCATTCACCAAAGAGGTCATACGCATGCCTTGCTCGTGCATCTGCTGCAATGCCTTTTGCAGTGTTGGCTGAATATTGGGCATGTCTATCAAGGTTTCTACATAACCGCGAATGACCGTTAGTGGTGTGCGTAATTCATGGCTTACATTGGCGACAAAGTCGCGGCGCATTTGCTCAAGTTTGGCAACACGTGTGACATCGCGAACGACAATAAGGCATTCACCAGCACCAAAGGGGTGAACTTGGAAGAGCAGTTGTTGTTCTTCGTTTTTGTAGTTTTCTATTTCAAGAGGTTCGCTAAAGTCTTCGGTATCAAAATAGTTCTGGAACAGAGGCTCGCGCATAATATTGGTAACACGCTGACCCAAGTCTATCTTCTGCAGACCGAGCATGGGGCCGGCAGCATCGTTCCACCATTCAATATTGGCGCGTTGATCAACGAGTATTACGGCATCGCTTAAAGCCGAGGTCATTTGCTGAACACGGCTAACGACGGTTTGCAGGCGGCTCTTTTCTTTGTCGTGTCGCTGGGCCATCAATTTGATGTCGTCAGCCATTTCACCCCAAATACCAAAGAAGTTGTTCTTTTTCACTTTGCCAATACGGGCTAAAGCGATCCAATCTTCCAGTTGGCCTAGATTCCGTAAAATCCAGATAAGGTAAGTAGCGAGTGCAAAAATTGCGGCTTCGCGGCCAATATCAAACGATAAGCCAACAAAAACAATCGAGCAGAAATAGACAGCAAACCACCGGATCTCGGTGGCTAAACCCTTGCGCATAAAGAATATCTTATGAGTGTCGTGCTGGCTTTATTCTGTAGCCACACTGACGTTGTTAGAGAAGCGGTAACCCGCGCCGCGCACAGTTTGAATGTAACGGTCGTGATCTTCAAGCGTTAAGGCTTTACGCAGGCGTCGAATATGAACATCGAC containing:
- the phoR gene encoding phosphate regulon sensor histidine kinase PhoR, with the translated sequence MRKGLATEIRWFAVYFCSIVFVGLSFDIGREAAIFALATYLIWILRNLGQLEDWIALARIGKVKKNNFFGIWGEMADDIKLMAQRHDKEKSRLQTVVSRVQQMTSALSDAVILVDQRANIEWWNDAAGPMLGLQKIDLGQRVTNIMREPLFQNYFDTEDFSEPLEIENYKNEEQQLLFQVHPFGAGECLIVVRDVTRVAKLEQMRRDFVANVSHELRTPLTVIRGYVETLIDMPNIQPTLQKALQQMHEQGMRMTSLVNDLITLTKLETDDRTGQNSSVNLHKLCGLIINDARAIDQCGHTLVNEVAESIYIRGSEKELRSAISNLVFNAVKYAAGDTEQGRNIRIWTQTHGPMFDLHISDDGVGIDPKHIPRLTERFYRIDGGRASSAGGTGLGLAIVKHVLIRHDAILRVTSRPGSGSTFTCAFPAERIQKDIKG